The following are encoded together in the Streptomyces rapamycinicus NRRL 5491 genome:
- a CDS encoding flavin reductase — translation MTITATRAEFRDAMAHLAAAVSILTTDGPGGRCGITLSAVCSVTDSPPTILACVNRSSAMHDVFVANGRVALNVLGGDQSELARHFSGATKVAMDERFAWDIWASAGPVPVLRDAPVTMTGTLSGRTPIGSHSVLFIRVEEIHMRGDADGLVYHNRDFHRLGS, via the coding sequence ATGACGATCACAGCGACTCGCGCCGAATTCCGGGACGCCATGGCACACCTGGCGGCGGCTGTCAGCATTCTCACGACCGACGGCCCCGGCGGCCGGTGCGGAATCACACTGAGCGCCGTCTGCTCGGTCACGGACTCCCCGCCGACCATCCTGGCCTGCGTCAACCGGAGCAGCGCCATGCACGACGTCTTCGTAGCCAACGGCCGGGTCGCGCTGAACGTCCTCGGCGGGGACCAGTCGGAGCTTGCCCGGCACTTCTCCGGAGCCACGAAAGTGGCGATGGACGAGCGCTTCGCCTGGGACATCTGGGCATCGGCCGGCCCGGTGCCGGTGCTGCGCGACGCGCCGGTGACCATGACCGGCACCCTGTCCGGGCGGACGCCGATAGGTTCGCACAGCGTTCTCTTCATCCGTGTGGAAGAGATCCACATGCGGGGTGACGCCGACGGACTCGTCTACCACAACCGCGATTTCCACCGGCTGGGTTCATGA
- a CDS encoding M20/M25/M40 family metallo-hydrolase, with protein sequence MNDTHPKPGYTVVGAGAIGGTLAFALARAGHPVTVVDADHTHVDAIRRHGLVVARGGTRESVPVTATTPDEFAGPLGRVLLAVKAQATGTALDWIAPRLAPDGYVVSLQNGFNESLIAQRVGAARTVAAFVNIFADVIEPGVIQDGGAGALVIGEPDGAPVSVRVRDLVADLSNWGPAVASDNVEGYLWAKSGFGAMLAATALADAPMADLIDRHRPAMAALTGEVFAVSDRLGVTLEAFDAFEPDAFRPGADPAARNAAFDRLTAWLRTQTKDRSGIWRDLAVRHRPVEAPTHYTDVFHHAAREGLPTALLRTVVNGLRQLEGAAHDMSESRLDELDRLAQAPAPPLPLDSAQAEAVRQWLDAHREDMVADLADYTSQGSASDDLDALDTCLGRLRGWLDRRLGEPDAEETLAREETGDILVRRYSARDTTAQDNRPVLLLGHYDTVWPTGTLDTWPFQREGDRISGPGVFDMKAGLVQAVWALRALDALDLPRPACTVMLNGDEETGSLASRDAIVAEARDSRLAMVFEAAADGAIKTARKGVGLFTVTVTGSEAHAGLDPTAGASAVDELAHQILRLADLRSPDAGTSLNVGVVAGGTRSNVTAGHAIGRIDVRVATAAEQRRVGEALAALRPVDPRTRVEVTGGWNRPVFERTEGVAALADLARRCAALLGHDLPEASVGGASDGNFVVAQGTPVLDGIGAVGSGAHARSENTSVSGMVTRAALAATVLAALALE encoded by the coding sequence ATGAACGACACCCACCCGAAGCCCGGATACACCGTCGTCGGCGCGGGGGCGATCGGCGGCACCCTCGCCTTCGCCCTCGCCCGCGCCGGCCACCCGGTCACCGTCGTCGACGCCGACCACACCCACGTGGACGCCATCCGCCGCCACGGACTCGTCGTCGCCCGCGGCGGCACCCGCGAGAGCGTGCCGGTCACCGCCACGACCCCGGACGAGTTCGCCGGCCCCCTCGGACGTGTACTGCTCGCCGTGAAGGCACAGGCCACCGGTACCGCGCTCGACTGGATCGCGCCCCGCCTGGCCCCGGACGGCTACGTCGTGTCCCTGCAGAACGGCTTCAACGAGTCTTTGATCGCCCAGCGGGTGGGCGCCGCCCGCACCGTCGCGGCCTTCGTGAACATCTTCGCCGACGTCATCGAACCGGGCGTCATCCAGGACGGCGGCGCCGGAGCACTCGTCATCGGCGAGCCCGACGGCGCGCCGGTCAGTGTGAGGGTCCGGGACCTGGTGGCCGACCTGAGCAACTGGGGCCCGGCCGTGGCCAGTGACAACGTCGAGGGATACCTGTGGGCCAAGTCCGGGTTCGGCGCCATGCTCGCCGCCACCGCCCTCGCGGACGCCCCCATGGCCGACCTCATCGACCGGCACCGCCCCGCCATGGCCGCCCTGACGGGGGAGGTCTTCGCCGTATCCGACCGTCTCGGCGTCACCCTGGAGGCGTTCGACGCCTTCGAACCGGACGCCTTCCGGCCAGGAGCGGACCCCGCTGCCCGGAACGCCGCCTTCGACCGCCTCACCGCATGGCTGCGCACCCAGACCAAGGACCGCAGCGGTATCTGGCGCGACCTCGCCGTACGCCACCGGCCCGTGGAAGCGCCCACCCACTACACCGACGTCTTCCACCACGCGGCACGCGAAGGCCTGCCCACGGCCCTGTTGCGCACGGTCGTGAACGGCCTTCGCCAACTGGAGGGCGCCGCGCACGACATGTCGGAGTCACGGCTGGACGAACTGGACCGCCTGGCCCAGGCCCCCGCACCCCCGCTTCCCCTCGACTCCGCACAGGCCGAAGCGGTCCGGCAATGGCTCGACGCCCACCGCGAGGACATGGTCGCCGACCTCGCCGACTACACCTCCCAGGGCAGTGCCAGCGACGACCTGGACGCACTGGACACCTGCCTCGGCCGGCTGCGCGGCTGGCTCGACCGGCGCCTCGGCGAACCGGACGCCGAGGAGACCCTCGCGCGCGAGGAGACCGGGGACATCCTCGTCCGCCGCTACTCCGCCCGGGACACCACCGCCCAGGACAACCGCCCGGTACTTCTCCTCGGGCACTACGACACCGTATGGCCGACCGGCACCCTCGACACCTGGCCCTTCCAGCGAGAGGGCGACCGCATCAGCGGACCCGGCGTCTTCGACATGAAGGCCGGGCTCGTCCAGGCGGTCTGGGCACTGCGCGCCCTCGACGCCCTCGATCTGCCCCGCCCGGCCTGCACCGTGATGCTGAACGGCGACGAGGAGACCGGCAGCCTCGCCTCCCGCGACGCCATCGTGGCGGAGGCCCGCGACAGCAGGCTCGCCATGGTCTTCGAGGCCGCCGCCGACGGCGCCATCAAGACCGCCCGCAAGGGCGTCGGACTCTTCACCGTCACGGTCACCGGCAGCGAGGCCCACGCCGGACTCGACCCGACCGCCGGAGCCAGCGCCGTGGACGAACTCGCCCACCAGATCCTGCGCCTGGCGGACCTGCGCTCCCCGGACGCGGGCACATCGCTGAACGTGGGCGTGGTGGCGGGAGGCACCCGCAGCAACGTCACGGCGGGGCACGCCATCGGCCGTATCGACGTCCGCGTCGCCACCGCCGCCGAACAGCGACGCGTCGGAGAGGCCCTCGCCGCCCTGCGTCCCGTCGACCCGCGGACCCGAGTGGAGGTCACCGGGGGCTGGAACCGCCCCGTGTTCGAACGGACGGAAGGCGTCGCCGCGCTCGCCGACCTGGCCCGCCGGTGCGCCGCACTGCTCGGACACGACCTGCCCGAGGCGTCGGTCGGCGGAGCCAGCGACGGCAACTTCGTCGTGGCCCAGGGCACCCCGGTCCTGGACGGTATCGGCGCGGTGGGCTCGGGCGCACACGCCCGCTCGGAGAACACCTCGGTGTCGGGCATGGTCACGCGCGCCGCACTGGCCGCCACGGTACTGGCGGCGCTGGCACTGGAATGA
- a CDS encoding TetR/AcrR family transcriptional regulator, with product MVDGAAVGRRERKKAATRAVILDAATALFLERGFDAVTVREIADQADVSPKTVFTHFPHKEALVFSDEDERHEHLIAAVSGRSPGTTISDALKAHYLAEIAALKSEPQSRILALMEDTPALIDYAEKMWLRHEDALVAAITEEFGLTGPSDEIRFYVRFALQIQLIAIHEADPESSVDAGFRLLDQGWTRYGETGA from the coding sequence ATGGTGGATGGAGCGGCCGTTGGGCGACGCGAGCGCAAGAAGGCGGCAACGCGGGCGGTGATCCTGGATGCGGCGACGGCGCTGTTCCTCGAACGCGGCTTCGACGCGGTGACGGTGCGCGAGATCGCGGATCAGGCCGATGTGTCACCCAAGACGGTCTTCACCCACTTCCCCCACAAGGAGGCGCTGGTCTTCAGTGATGAGGACGAGCGGCATGAACACCTCATCGCCGCGGTGAGCGGCCGCTCGCCGGGGACCACGATCTCCGACGCCCTGAAGGCGCACTACCTCGCCGAGATCGCCGCGCTCAAGTCCGAGCCCCAGAGCCGGATCCTCGCCCTCATGGAGGACACCCCGGCCCTGATCGACTACGCGGAGAAGATGTGGTTGCGCCACGAGGACGCTTTGGTCGCGGCGATCACCGAGGAGTTCGGGCTCACCGGGCCGAGTGACGAGATCCGCTTCTACGTCCGGTTCGCCCTGCAGATCCAGCTCATCGCCATCCATGAGGCCGATCCCGAGTCGTCCGTCGATGCGGGATTCCGACTCCTCGACCAGGGCTGGACGCGCTACGGCGAGACCGGGGCATAG
- a CDS encoding MFS transporter: MNTGSATPTGPLREDGAAPATLRLSRAQRKAIVAGTIGNTVEWVDWALYSIFAKIIAAEFFSKSDGAVALLSTLAVFAVGFVMRPVGAAVLGAYADRHGRKKGMTLTVGLMAGAGFVIAVTPSYESIGIVSPLILLLSRLVQGFSAGGEFGSSSAFLVESAARGRRAFAGSWQQVSVAGGVLVASLLGTLATSALSDAALHSWGWRVAFILGGLLGLVGLWLRISVADTDSFAQVQGEGRTRTNPVKAMFVEHPAAALRVAGITVAGTLTYYIWVNYLPTYANLTTGIPLRTALLSQTLCLVVFVVALPLMGVVSDRVGRKPTMAAFAGGFTVLAWPLLHLLGNSFLSLFLVQLIGMLLILGYSANCAVIMAEQFPPEVRATGIALPYALAVAIFGGTAPYLTTWLHESGHSDLLWVYVSAASLISLVVYLTMPETKDKEFS; encoded by the coding sequence ATGAACACCGGATCCGCCACGCCCACCGGCCCCCTGCGCGAGGACGGCGCCGCCCCCGCCACGCTCCGGCTGAGCCGCGCCCAGCGCAAGGCCATCGTCGCCGGCACCATAGGCAACACCGTCGAATGGGTCGACTGGGCGCTGTACTCCATCTTCGCCAAGATCATCGCAGCTGAGTTCTTCTCCAAGAGCGACGGCGCGGTGGCCCTGCTGTCCACGCTCGCCGTCTTCGCCGTCGGGTTCGTGATGCGTCCGGTCGGTGCCGCCGTGCTCGGCGCCTACGCCGACCGCCACGGCCGCAAGAAGGGCATGACCCTCACGGTCGGCCTGATGGCGGGCGCCGGTTTCGTCATCGCGGTCACCCCGTCCTACGAGAGCATCGGCATCGTCTCGCCGCTGATACTGCTGCTCTCCCGGCTCGTGCAGGGCTTCTCGGCCGGCGGCGAATTCGGTTCCTCCTCCGCGTTCCTGGTGGAGTCGGCGGCTCGCGGCAGGCGCGCGTTCGCCGGGTCCTGGCAGCAGGTGTCGGTCGCCGGCGGCGTGCTCGTCGCCTCCCTGCTGGGCACACTCGCCACCTCGGCACTGAGCGACGCCGCCCTGCACTCCTGGGGCTGGCGCGTCGCGTTCATCCTCGGCGGGCTGCTCGGACTGGTCGGACTGTGGCTGCGGATCTCCGTGGCGGACACCGACTCCTTCGCCCAGGTCCAGGGCGAAGGCCGCACCCGCACCAATCCCGTCAAGGCGATGTTCGTGGAGCACCCCGCGGCCGCCCTGCGCGTCGCCGGTATCACCGTGGCGGGCACCCTCACCTACTACATCTGGGTCAACTACCTTCCCACGTACGCGAATCTGACCACCGGCATCCCGCTGAGGACCGCGCTGCTGTCACAGACCCTCTGCCTGGTCGTCTTCGTCGTCGCGTTGCCCCTCATGGGCGTGGTCTCGGACCGCGTGGGACGCAAGCCGACCATGGCGGCGTTCGCCGGCGGCTTCACCGTCCTGGCCTGGCCCCTGCTGCACCTGCTCGGCAACAGCTTCCTCAGCCTGTTCCTGGTCCAGCTCATCGGCATGCTGCTGATCCTCGGCTACTCCGCCAACTGCGCCGTCATCATGGCCGAGCAGTTCCCGCCGGAGGTACGCGCCACCGGCATCGCCCTGCCGTACGCCCTGGCGGTCGCGATCTTCGGCGGCACGGCGCCCTACCTGACGACCTGGCTGCACGAGAGCGGCCATAGCGACCTGCTGTGGGTCTACGTATCGGCAGCCTCACTGATCTCCCTCGTGGTCTACCTCACGATGCCGGAGACCAAGGACAAGGAGTTCAGCTGA
- a CDS encoding SGNH/GDSL hydrolase family protein: MTATVNSPSNSERSDADAFAWVRTWGASPQAPDNSVTSVEPFENATLRQVVRVSGGGRRIRVRISNEYGTAPLTIGAARVAIADSDGAIQSGSDRPVTFSGRLTTTVPAGAPILSDPIDLPTPALSRLTISLYVPERVDTCTCHGTFHALGWIIPGDATALASLPTDAVPLPAQALITAVEVRPDTPAEAIAVIGDSRVDGIGSTPGTDRRWTDLLAERLAARGGQPRCVVNQGIGGNRMLADGIGTAALARFDRDVLTTPGLGHVVIAVGNDLVFSFAPHTEETAGFLAMFPGAPVTVDDIIAAHLQLAARARAHGAKAHAATIAPYGGTDMYSPEGDKAREQVNSWIRTSGAFDGVLDFDAVWRDPADPARIRGDLHMGDYLHGNDAGYAALAESIDLPLFD, from the coding sequence ATGACCGCCACCGTCAACTCCCCCTCCAACTCCGAGCGGTCGGACGCGGACGCGTTCGCATGGGTTCGCACCTGGGGCGCCTCGCCGCAGGCACCGGACAACTCCGTCACCTCCGTCGAACCCTTCGAGAACGCGACGCTGCGCCAGGTCGTCCGCGTCAGCGGCGGCGGACGCCGCATCCGCGTCCGCATCAGCAACGAGTACGGAACCGCACCACTGACCATCGGCGCCGCCCGGGTCGCCATCGCGGACTCCGACGGCGCGATCCAGAGCGGAAGCGACCGGCCGGTGACCTTCAGCGGCAGGCTGACCACCACCGTCCCGGCGGGCGCGCCGATCCTCAGCGACCCCATCGATCTGCCCACCCCCGCGCTGTCCCGGCTGACGATCAGCCTCTACGTGCCGGAGCGCGTCGACACCTGCACCTGCCACGGGACGTTCCACGCGCTCGGCTGGATAATCCCCGGCGACGCGACCGCCCTCGCGTCTCTGCCCACGGACGCGGTCCCCTTGCCTGCGCAAGCCCTGATCACGGCCGTGGAAGTGCGGCCCGACACACCGGCCGAGGCCATCGCCGTCATCGGTGACTCCCGTGTCGATGGAATCGGCTCCACCCCCGGCACGGACCGGCGCTGGACCGACCTGCTCGCCGAGCGCCTCGCCGCCCGCGGCGGACAGCCGCGCTGCGTGGTCAACCAGGGCATCGGCGGCAACCGCATGCTCGCCGACGGCATCGGCACCGCCGCCCTCGCCCGCTTCGACCGCGATGTCCTCACCACGCCGGGCCTCGGCCATGTGGTGATCGCCGTGGGCAACGACCTCGTCTTCTCCTTCGCCCCGCACACCGAGGAGACCGCCGGATTCCTCGCGATGTTCCCCGGCGCCCCCGTCACCGTGGACGACATCATCGCGGCCCACCTCCAGCTGGCGGCCCGAGCCCGCGCGCACGGCGCGAAGGCTCACGCCGCGACCATCGCCCCCTACGGCGGCACGGACATGTACTCGCCCGAGGGCGACAAGGCGCGCGAGCAGGTCAACTCATGGATCCGCACAAGTGGCGCCTTCGACGGCGTACTCGACTTCGACGCCGTCTGGCGCGACCCCGCCGACCCCGCCCGCATCCGCGGCGACCTGCACATGGGCGACTACCTCCACGGCAACGACGCAGGCTACGCGGCCCTCGCCGAATCCATCGACCTCCCCCTCTTCGACTGA
- a CDS encoding class I SAM-dependent methyltransferase, whose product MTDAHERMMRANQSNWDARTPVHLASRFYGIDGEPDPSRWFAPWEWDDLGELASRDVLHLQCHLGTETIAFAQRGARTVGLDFSAASVAAATGIAARAGLDVRYVQANVYDAVEALGGRRFDVVYTGKGALCYLPDLDRWAGVVAELLRPGGRLYVVEFHPLLNSLGPKPAPGDGPELLLRHDYLAGGGPVHRDATHTYTDGPAVEGAIDSYEWMHGLGEVVDALIGAGLDVRRLRESPELPWPRWPHMVRGSSGWWRLPEPRIPLLYGLLASR is encoded by the coding sequence ATGACCGACGCGCACGAGCGGATGATGCGGGCCAACCAGTCGAACTGGGATGCCCGGACCCCCGTCCACCTCGCCAGCCGGTTCTACGGGATCGACGGGGAGCCCGACCCGTCCCGCTGGTTCGCCCCGTGGGAGTGGGACGACCTCGGTGAGCTGGCCAGCCGCGACGTGCTGCATCTGCAGTGCCACCTCGGCACGGAGACCATCGCCTTCGCGCAGCGCGGGGCGCGGACGGTCGGCCTCGACTTCTCCGCGGCATCCGTGGCAGCGGCGACCGGCATCGCGGCGCGTGCCGGTCTCGACGTGAGGTACGTACAGGCCAATGTGTACGACGCCGTGGAGGCCCTCGGCGGGCGGCGGTTCGACGTCGTCTACACCGGTAAGGGTGCCCTGTGCTACCTCCCCGACCTGGACCGCTGGGCCGGTGTCGTCGCCGAACTGCTACGTCCCGGCGGCCGCCTGTACGTCGTGGAGTTCCACCCGCTCCTCAACTCGCTGGGCCCCAAACCCGCCCCCGGAGACGGCCCCGAACTCCTGCTGAGGCACGACTACTTGGCCGGCGGCGGCCCTGTACACCGCGACGCGACCCACACCTACACCGACGGCCCGGCCGTCGAGGGCGCCATCGACAGCTACGAGTGGATGCACGGGCTGGGCGAGGTCGTCGATGCCCTGATCGGAGCCGGTCTGGACGTCCGACGGCTGCGCGAGAGCCCTGAACTGCCCTGGCCGCGCTGGCCTCATATGGTTCGTGGCTCATCCGGCTGGTGGCGGCTGCCGGAGCCGCGTATCCCGCTGCTGTACGGACTGTTGGCATCCCGCTGA
- a CDS encoding acyl-CoA dehydrogenase family protein has protein sequence MTMTAVGHDETSAVPAREEFVARAAALVPLLRQHAAETEERRRLSDVSLAVITEAGFARLCVPVENGGYGQGIGTLAEVTAELGRGCASTAWVVGVNGQIAVTPKSPALNSFLYGERPDSWLCGSLNPTAGRVEPVDGGVRLTGRWGYASGCTHARWAMVLATGTVEEGGPTVHGLAVPMSDLTIDEDWRVVGMRGSGSHTIVASDVFVPAERIITSKGPRTAEQVILSGIGGSAMMAGPLLGATHGALDIVHQTLAAKKKIVYSRYPSAPEAVVTQLWLAEATQHLDTARLHTRRATDAIDGAVASGSAMSLVERARARMDVSTAVENCRQAMSRLLDIHGASGFAEANPLQRAWRDLEAAGRHGFLNTQLAREAYGRALIGLHEPIATNV, from the coding sequence ATGACGATGACTGCCGTCGGACACGACGAGACCAGCGCGGTGCCCGCACGCGAGGAGTTCGTGGCGCGCGCCGCCGCACTCGTGCCGCTGCTCAGGCAGCACGCCGCCGAGACCGAGGAGCGGCGACGCCTGAGCGACGTGAGCCTTGCCGTGATCACCGAGGCTGGGTTCGCGCGACTGTGCGTACCAGTCGAGAACGGTGGCTATGGCCAGGGCATCGGGACGCTCGCCGAGGTGACGGCCGAGCTGGGGCGCGGCTGTGCCTCCACCGCCTGGGTGGTGGGAGTGAATGGTCAGATCGCCGTTACCCCGAAGAGCCCCGCCCTCAATTCCTTCCTGTACGGCGAGCGTCCGGACTCCTGGCTGTGCGGTTCGCTCAATCCGACTGCCGGCCGGGTGGAACCGGTCGACGGAGGTGTCCGGCTGACCGGGCGGTGGGGGTACGCCTCGGGCTGCACGCATGCGCGGTGGGCGATGGTTCTGGCCACCGGCACCGTCGAGGAAGGCGGCCCGACCGTGCACGGCCTCGCCGTCCCGATGAGTGACCTGACCATCGACGAGGACTGGCGGGTCGTCGGTATGCGCGGCAGCGGCAGCCACACGATCGTCGCTTCGGACGTCTTCGTACCGGCCGAACGGATCATCACCTCCAAGGGCCCCCGGACCGCTGAGCAGGTGATCCTCAGCGGGATCGGCGGATCGGCCATGATGGCGGGCCCGCTGCTCGGCGCCACGCACGGGGCGCTGGACATCGTGCACCAGACGCTGGCGGCGAAGAAGAAGATCGTCTACAGCCGGTACCCCTCCGCTCCGGAGGCGGTGGTGACCCAGCTCTGGCTGGCCGAGGCGACGCAGCACCTGGACACCGCCCGGCTGCACACCCGCCGCGCGACCGACGCGATCGACGGGGCGGTCGCGTCGGGCAGCGCCATGAGTCTGGTGGAGCGGGCCCGCGCGCGCATGGATGTCTCCACCGCGGTGGAGAACTGCCGGCAGGCGATGTCACGGCTGCTCGACATCCACGGCGCGAGCGGGTTCGCCGAGGCCAACCCGCTGCAGCGCGCCTGGCGTGACCTGGAGGCGGCCGGCCGCCACGGTTTCCTCAACACGCAGTTGGCCCGCGAGGCCTACGGGCGGGCACTGATCGGCCTCCACGAGCCCATCGCCACGAACGTCTGA
- a CDS encoding PucR family transcriptional regulator: protein MSTDGIRAPGRAWLGRLRPEDEAVIGSAVSDPMLVAEVVARVGRAAAGWAIEAGQAMAARRNAHGISDVRYVHFRPRRSYEALALSAVVSLSGDHTPPAALRSEFSALVREAVPRGVSVDVGLQGVQLFHSDFLGRLFDWCGAHLPPESQAEGMRQMSADLFEGMAALSALMAQEFAVTRDRWLAGTAAARQEMVRDILAGREVDRDRAMSRLSYDLTVHHLALIAWSDTEVAGGADELADAATRLLTTLGCSSVLLVPTGTAKLWAWGGRVSGPPPAPGPDRRSAPRDQGLPPHLRVALGRPGYALAGFRRSHEQALAAELAGRVGRSPGPVYDYERLELPILLNADPVAAAEFVTRVLGPLAADDPAMAELRSTLSAYLDDDRAVSAVAERLHIAKNTVLYRVKKAEQLRGRPVKEGRLAVHAALNFVEVFGPPSQRPD from the coding sequence GTGAGCACGGACGGGATCAGGGCCCCGGGGCGGGCATGGCTGGGACGGCTCCGGCCCGAGGACGAGGCGGTGATCGGCTCCGCCGTGTCCGATCCCATGCTGGTCGCCGAGGTGGTCGCCCGGGTCGGCCGCGCCGCGGCGGGCTGGGCCATCGAGGCCGGCCAGGCCATGGCGGCAAGACGGAACGCCCACGGTATCTCCGACGTCCGGTACGTCCACTTCCGGCCGCGCCGTTCCTACGAGGCCCTGGCTCTGTCCGCCGTCGTCTCCCTGTCGGGGGACCACACTCCGCCCGCCGCGCTGCGCAGCGAGTTCTCCGCCCTGGTCAGGGAGGCCGTACCGAGGGGTGTGTCGGTGGACGTGGGGCTCCAGGGCGTCCAACTGTTCCACTCGGACTTCCTCGGCAGGCTCTTCGACTGGTGCGGCGCCCATCTGCCCCCGGAGAGTCAGGCGGAGGGCATGCGGCAGATGTCCGCGGACCTGTTCGAGGGGATGGCCGCGCTGAGCGCCCTGATGGCACAGGAGTTTGCCGTCACCCGTGACCGCTGGCTCGCCGGCACCGCGGCGGCCCGGCAGGAGATGGTGCGGGACATCCTCGCGGGCCGGGAGGTCGACCGCGACCGGGCCATGAGTCGGCTCTCCTACGACCTGACGGTGCACCATCTGGCACTCATCGCCTGGTCCGACACCGAAGTGGCCGGCGGCGCCGACGAACTCGCCGACGCCGCGACGCGGCTGCTGACGACTCTCGGATGCTCCTCGGTCCTGCTGGTACCCACCGGCACGGCCAAGTTGTGGGCGTGGGGAGGCAGGGTCAGCGGTCCGCCGCCCGCGCCGGGCCCGGACCGGCGGTCCGCGCCGCGGGACCAGGGGCTCCCGCCACATCTGCGCGTCGCGCTGGGGCGTCCCGGATACGCCCTCGCCGGCTTCCGCCGCTCCCATGAGCAGGCGCTGGCGGCCGAACTGGCCGGCCGGGTGGGACGATCTCCGGGGCCCGTGTACGACTACGAGCGGCTGGAGCTGCCGATCCTCCTGAACGCCGACCCGGTCGCGGCGGCGGAGTTCGTGACCCGGGTGCTGGGGCCGCTCGCGGCCGACGACCCGGCGATGGCGGAGCTGCGGAGCACGCTGAGCGCCTATCTCGACGACGACCGTGCCGTCTCGGCTGTCGCCGAACGGCTGCATATCGCCAAGAACACCGTGCTGTACCGGGTGAAGAAGGCCGAGCAACTGCGCGGGCGTCCGGTGAAGGAGGGCCGGCTGGCGGTGCACGCCGCCCTCAACTTCGTCGAGGTGTTCGGACCGCCGTCGCAAAGACCGGACTGA
- a CDS encoding SDR family NAD(P)-dependent oxidoreductase, producing the protein MAHILVTGAAGGIGGAIAEEFAAQGAFLTLVDRDPAALRRTRAHLGTPVATRAADLTDPDAPTAVVEAAWAEHGPVDILVNAAGVYPSLDMTDVDAPAWDRLFAVNLRAPVLATAAFARLATGHGRPGSVINITSGAAQRARPGGGPYASSKAALEMATRAAALELGAHGIRVNAVSPGFVLVASDCNPVSAEYAAAIGTNPLGRPGTPQDIARAVRWLAGPDASWITGEILRVDGGSSTGALHLPRIWQPDDTRATSSGPVPAAASAEGHIR; encoded by the coding sequence ATGGCCCACATCCTCGTCACCGGCGCCGCGGGCGGCATCGGCGGGGCGATCGCCGAGGAGTTCGCCGCCCAGGGCGCGTTCCTCACCCTCGTGGACCGCGACCCCGCCGCGCTCCGGCGGACCAGGGCACATCTGGGAACCCCTGTCGCGACACGGGCCGCGGACCTGACCGACCCCGACGCGCCCACCGCGGTCGTCGAGGCCGCCTGGGCGGAGCACGGCCCGGTGGACATCCTCGTCAACGCGGCGGGCGTCTACCCCTCCCTCGACATGACCGACGTGGACGCGCCGGCCTGGGACCGGCTGTTCGCCGTCAACCTGCGCGCCCCGGTCCTGGCGACCGCCGCTTTCGCCCGGCTCGCCACCGGGCACGGACGGCCCGGTTCGGTCATCAACATCACCTCGGGTGCCGCGCAGCGCGCCCGCCCCGGTGGGGGCCCCTACGCCAGCTCGAAAGCCGCCCTGGAGATGGCCACCCGCGCCGCCGCCCTGGAACTCGGCGCGCACGGCATCCGCGTCAACGCGGTCAGCCCCGGCTTCGTCCTGGTGGCCAGCGACTGCAACCCCGTCTCCGCGGAGTACGCCGCGGCGATCGGTACCAACCCACTGGGCCGCCCGGGAACGCCGCAGGACATCGCGCGGGCCGTGCGCTGGCTCGCCGGCCCCGACGCCTCCTGGATCACCGGCGAGATCCTGCGGGTGGACGGCGGGTCCAGCACGGGCGCCCTTCACCTGCCCCGGATCTGGCAGCCCGACGACACCCGCGCCACCTCGTCCGGCCCCGTGCCGGCGGCCGCGTCCGCGGAAGGACACATCCGATGA